Sequence from the Armatimonadota bacterium genome:
TCGCGTCGGTGTAGCCTCGCATGTGGCACAGGTCCATCATATCGGTGCCCATCTCGTAGCACAGGCGGTTTTCGACCCGCACCGGCAGGTCTCCGCCGGGGTACGACCACATGAGATAGGTAAAGTCGCCGTACGGATAGGGCACCGGCATGGTGAATATGCGGCGCGCAACAGCCTGGGGACTGTCGCCGTCATATACAGAGCATTCGAGCTCGTGGGCGACGACCACTGGCCGCGGCATGTTCAGCTGCACGGTGCTGACCCCGTCACCGGCGATCCTGCCCGAGCTCTGCGCCACGAGCCTGCCCACGCAGTCGCGGGCCTCCCAGAAGACGGTCTTGCCGGCGGCTCGCTCGGCGGGGGCAACGCGGACTTCGCAGGTCATCACGCCACCATCGGGCAGGTCGATGAGCGGCGGTGCAGTCTCGTGGAAGCTCTTCGCGGGCGACAGGGAGACGGATTCGATGTTGATGACAGGGGCCACGTCCACCAGCTGCGAGGCGAAGGCAAGACACTCATTGCCCTCATCGCGCAGGAGCAGGTCGACATAGTACCGCCGACTTGCTGGAAGCGGGGGCAGGGCGATGCGACTTGTGGCGCGGTCCAGCAGGTCGCCCCTCTCAGCGACGAGCGTGCCGTGGTCGTCCTGGATGCGCACCAGGGCCGACGCGAATGCGTCGGGGGCCTGCACCGCAAGATGGGACGGCTTACCCGCAGGGATGGGGGCCTCGGGCGCGGCGATCCGAGCCTGCGAAGGCAGGCTTCTGCCGGCAGCCGCGAGCACCGCCAGCCCCTGCAGCGCCAGGATGCGGTCCTCGGCGGCATCCAGGCCGAAGGTTCGGTCGATCTTCGGAAGGAGGCCGCAGTAGGTGTTGAGCTTGCCGGTAAAGACCACAACGCGTCCGGCGCCGTAGCGGAAGCCTCGCAGCGGGGCGATGTCGCCGATCCGGGCGCCATCACCCGGCGCGAAGCCCGGTATCGAGTCACAGGGAATTGCAGTAAGCGCGGGGGCGACCAGGGCGTCATCCGGTGTTGCGGTCAGGTCGGCGGGCCATCCCTCCAGTTTTCCGCCGGCGGTGGAGACGAACAGGCCCTTCCCGGCGCGGACCTGGTCGAGGATGAGATTGCGGACGGGCTCCGGGATCGCGGTTCCGGAAACCCCGGCCACGAGGAAGACCTCGCGCTTTGGGTCCTCGCAGATCCGAAGCAAGGCACGGGTCGCGACCCGGGGGCCCAGCGCACCCACGCCGGTGACGCTCCAGTACGGCCAGGCATCGACGTCCGACAGCGCACCCTTACTGTCGAAATACTGGTGCATCACGTCCATCTCGAGACGGCGCGCCAGTTCCATAGTGTCGAATGCCGCGAAGCGCGCAGCCATCAGGGCAGTCCTCACAGGCTCGCCGGGCATCCGCGCAGCCCATGGGAAACTGAGTGGTTCGGGATTCGGCGTCCAGCGCTCTGCAGGACGAGCGATCTTCGTGTCGTCCTTCGCCAGTATCTGCGTGGTTCGCTGCGCATCCACCGGCAGCGGCTTCAATGGCTGGTCGAGGTCGGTCGAATTCAGTGCCGCCAATGCGTCGCTTTCGGCATCCGCGCTGCGGCGAAAATACTCGCGGGTCTCGTTGAAGTCGCGTATGTCCGGGAACTCGTAGAACGCAAGGGCGAACTGCCGACGCTCGGGCCTGATGGTGAGGGTCACGTTCTCCGGGTAGCCACCGATGTTGTCCACGCTGATGCGTGAGAATGCCGACGCGTCGCCCAGCAGCAGGCCTGCAGAACCCGATCCGGTTGGGGTGTCGCCGATATCTTCCAGGAGCACCCAGCGCTCTTTCACCGGGTCAAGCACGGCGCCGCCTTCAGTGAGGGTGCGCAGGGCAGTTGTGGCGGCGCGTTTGCGCGGCTCCTCGAAGTGATCCGGGTACGCGGTCAGGCGCATGACCACATTCGTGATTTCCTCTTTGGGCTCGTAGCCGGCGAACATCAGGAGCTTGTCGCTGCCGGAAGTCACGGCGAAACGCAACCATGCCCGGACCTTTGGCGTATCCCAGGAATACTCCACCATGGCGTCAGAGCCGGACTCGCGGATTGCTCTGATCTCCGCGGGGGTGTCGTAGATGTTGAACCCGTCGAAGGTCCAGTGGATGAATCCCTGCCAGTACCAGTTGGCCATGGAGGGTTCCTGCATCCCCAGTGGTATCTCGTGGCCGTGGAGTGGGCCCCATTTCTCGAAGGTGACCTTGCCGGTGTCTTCGGCGGGCTCGACGACCTCGTACCGCAGCGTGTAGGAGGTGATCGACGTCTCCAGGATCGCGTCCCGGATCACCCGCGTCCCGTCCTGCACGGTGGCTTTCTGCGGCGCTGGAATGATGAGCCGGGCGTCACGTGCCTGACAATGGGCGAAGGGGCAGCAGGCAGCGGCGAACATAGCGGCGAAAAGGTATGTGCGCATTTTGTGATGCCTCCACGCGATCTGCCCAATTGCCGGGCGAACGCTTCACGGATGATATTCCCCGCGAGGTTCCGCGTGGCCTCCCCGCGAAGCCCGCCGGGAGCACGGGAGCAATGAAAGGACAGGGCCTTGAGGATCGCCCAGATCACCCACAGCTACATGCCGGTTATTGGAGGCGCGGACGTCTGGGTTCAGATGCTGCGCGAAATCTGCGAAGAGATGGGGCATGAAGTGTTTGTCTACCAGCGCCCCGCGCAGGGCGTGGATGATGCCCATGTGCGGTTCATCCACTCGCCGCTGCGGTCGCTGCTGGGAGCGCGGGGGGAGTTCTGGACGGTTCCCTTCGGTCTGCCTGCGCTAAGGAAGGAACTGAAAACCTTTGATGCGCTGGTGGTTCACTACCCGAATCACCATCGCATGGTGGAGTGGCACCCGCGCACGGTGCTGGTCTCCCACGGGGTCTTCTGGGACGACCGCCCGGGTTCGCTGCGCAGTTCCATCAAGCGGGGTCTGGCCTGTCGCGCATACCAGAAAGCCACTGCGGTGGTGGCAAACGACACCTTCTTCC
This genomic interval carries:
- a CDS encoding beta-galactosidase, yielding MRTYLFAAMFAAACCPFAHCQARDARLIIPAPQKATVQDGTRVIRDAILETSITSYTLRYEVVEPAEDTGKVTFEKWGPLHGHEIPLGMQEPSMANWYWQGFIHWTFDGFNIYDTPAEIRAIRESGSDAMVEYSWDTPKVRAWLRFAVTSGSDKLLMFAGYEPKEEITNVVMRLTAYPDHFEEPRKRAATTALRTLTEGGAVLDPVKERWVLLEDIGDTPTGSGSAGLLLGDASAFSRISVDNIGGYPENVTLTIRPERRQFALAFYEFPDIRDFNETREYFRRSADAESDALAALNSTDLDQPLKPLPVDAQRTTQILAKDDTKIARPAERWTPNPEPLSFPWAARMPGEPVRTALMAARFAAFDTMELARRLEMDVMHQYFDSKGALSDVDAWPYWSVTGVGALGPRVATRALLRICEDPKREVFLVAGVSGTAIPEPVRNLILDQVRAGKGLFVSTAGGKLEGWPADLTATPDDALVAPALTAIPCDSIPGFAPGDGARIGDIAPLRGFRYGAGRVVVFTGKLNTYCGLLPKIDRTFGLDAAEDRILALQGLAVLAAAGRSLPSQARIAAPEAPIPAGKPSHLAVQAPDAFASALVRIQDDHGTLVAERGDLLDRATSRIALPPLPASRRYYVDLLLRDEGNECLAFASQLVDVAPVINIESVSLSPAKSFHETAPPLIDLPDGGVMTCEVRVAPAERAAGKTVFWEARDCVGRLVAQSSGRIAGDGVSTVQLNMPRPVVVAHELECSVYDGDSPQAVARRIFTMPVPYPYGDFTYLMWSYPGGDLPVRVENRLCYEMGTDMMDLCHMRGYTDASAAREYALASMSGQRLVPYVTRIACEDRPDNTLVPSLFSEEWIERERQSMQIASRQAAPYQPPAYTLGDENYMSHGHYEVEVSPASMKAFREWLRDKYETIEALNAVWATDHADFDAITKPMLLDEALQQPENCAPWFDFRAFMDSAFAGLHQHMAGFIRAEDPGAKVGWDGFLGYHWGAGYDFYKLTRDLELNQCYTSGYLQGELARSFKEPGALTGEWGNAVADREDGFTAIGWHNLFRGHNSCWWWTSWGCDYIPFNPDMTVSNAGKWYFDAAREIKSGPGRLLLHATREDSHVLVLYNQADLYAQVLAARLRGGSVWDGGHEFENNLSAISRALKDAGYPYRFLAAAELEANPDALKDCRLFVLPQAMCLSDAAVARIRQFVLAGGMLLADGRAGLLTGDGAMRGTRPLDEVFGINTPAGPEALSAKPTTVKASTGPVEMELPLLESVRATVGETVANEQGAPAFIANAFGAGQTMWLNFPFHTYNRLRADAREWVFAEMLRRFLGAEGLGPAARISSPAGPVRCIQPVTFADGDLRYLALQQDILMRGLPEQAVRVEMPDSAYIYDVRAGEPVSHEPTNTWETTVSRGTPRLFALLPYRVTGLSVEITQVAGPADGPEDFVRNPDSASSIAPGQTVELGVRVSIDGREPGFHVVHLSVFAPGADREHRQYSRNIDCPAGAGTVAVPFALNDPDGIWRLVFTDAATGVKSERQLTVAP